From Propionispora vibrioides, a single genomic window includes:
- a CDS encoding iron-sulfur cluster assembly scaffold protein gives MKYSTEVEEMTCVAKGVNHGAAPIPQEGKWVKAREVKDICGLTHGVGWCAPQQGACKLTLNVKEGVIEEALVETIGCSGMTHSAAMASEILPGKTILEALNTDLVCDAINTAMRELFLQIVYGRSQTAFSEGGLPIGAGLEDLGKGLRSQTGTMYGTLAKGPRYMELAEGYVTSLALDADNEIIGYRFVHLGKMMEMIKKGTDANEALKKATGQYGRYDEGVKHIDPRHE, from the coding sequence ATGAAGTATTCAACAGAAGTCGAAGAAATGACCTGTGTAGCCAAAGGCGTCAATCATGGGGCGGCGCCGATCCCGCAAGAGGGTAAATGGGTAAAGGCCCGGGAGGTCAAGGATATTTGCGGTCTGACTCATGGTGTAGGTTGGTGTGCGCCGCAGCAGGGTGCCTGTAAGCTGACGCTTAACGTGAAAGAAGGTGTCATTGAGGAAGCGCTGGTCGAAACGATTGGCTGTTCCGGCATGACTCATTCGGCAGCAATGGCTTCGGAAATCCTGCCAGGCAAAACCATCCTGGAGGCGCTTAATACCGACCTTGTTTGCGACGCAATCAATACTGCTATGCGTGAACTTTTCCTGCAAATTGTTTATGGCCGCAGTCAGACTGCATTTTCCGAAGGCGGTTTGCCGATTGGCGCCGGACTGGAGGACCTTGGTAAAGGGCTGCGCAGTCAGACGGGTACCATGTATGGCACGTTGGCCAAAGGCCCGCGTTATATGGAGTTGGCGGAGGGGTATGTTACTTCGCTGGCGCTGGATGCTGACAACGAAATTATTGGCTATCGTTTTGTCCATTTAGGAAAAATGATGGAAATGATCAAGAAAGGCACCGACGCAAACGAAGCGTTGAAAAAGGCAACCGGTCAATATGGACGCTACGACGAAGGGGTCAAACACATCGACCCCCGGCATGAATAA
- a CDS encoding C1 family peptidase — protein sequence MPKYLLKKDSPDLRDYIFYSSKYKLIEHLPAKIDLRSNCSPVVDQGELGSCTANAIASGLREYWELKSTQSLITLSRLFLYYKERELEGQVNEDSGAEIRDGMKVLSQIGVCPETDWPYDIATFKNAPTDKQTTDAAIYKVNEYHRIILFSQIKAALAEELPVVIGIKVYDSFESDEVAQTGLVPMPNPGKEQYLGGHAVLIVGYDDSSKVFIVRNSWGTSWGDKGYCYLPYQYYTQGYISDCWTSKG from the coding sequence ATGCCTAAGTATTTATTAAAGAAAGATTCTCCGGATTTACGGGATTATATTTTTTATTCATCAAAATATAAACTCATTGAGCATTTACCTGCTAAAATTGATTTGCGGTCTAATTGCAGTCCTGTTGTTGATCAGGGAGAATTGGGCTCCTGTACGGCGAATGCCATTGCTTCCGGTTTGCGGGAATATTGGGAATTGAAAAGTACCCAGTCTTTAATCACACTGTCAAGGTTGTTCCTATATTATAAAGAACGAGAGTTAGAAGGCCAGGTTAATGAGGACTCAGGTGCCGAAATCAGGGATGGTATGAAAGTTTTAAGCCAAATCGGTGTATGTCCTGAGACCGACTGGCCTTATGATATAGCAACCTTTAAGAATGCGCCGACAGATAAACAAACAACCGATGCCGCTATATACAAAGTCAATGAATATCACCGTATTATTTTATTCTCCCAGATAAAAGCAGCGCTTGCCGAAGAATTGCCGGTAGTGATAGGGATTAAGGTATATGATTCCTTTGAAAGTGATGAGGTAGCTCAGACTGGGTTGGTTCCTATGCCGAATCCGGGCAAAGAACAATATCTGGGTGGTCATGCTGTACTTATTGTGGGATACGATGATAGTAGTAAAGTGTTTATCGTCCGCAATAGCTGGGGCACATCCTGGGGAGATAAAGGGTACTGTTATTTGCCTTATCAATATTATACGCAAGGATATATCAGTGATTGCTGGACAAGCAAAGGTTAA
- a CDS encoding TetR/AcrR family transcriptional regulator gives MTKKAPKEQRREDILEAAVTEFLAKGYEGASMEVIAARAGLTKGGLYYHYKSKDEILLAANGKYFEPVRELIYQAENLSCPVEGLRFFIVVYLQYWAQHPREMTFILLSLSKILACSAMWSLINAYSGDMIAFYERLFTKGLEQGKFRDHSPRSQATALFAALDGATPYLLISRQLTAERVAENLEAALVTPLLVLHQL, from the coding sequence GTGACTAAAAAAGCTCCGAAGGAACAACGCAGGGAAGATATTTTGGAAGCGGCAGTCACGGAGTTTCTGGCAAAAGGATACGAAGGGGCTTCCATGGAGGTGATTGCCGCCCGGGCGGGTCTGACCAAGGGCGGCTTATATTACCATTACAAAAGCAAAGACGAGATTTTACTGGCGGCTAACGGGAAGTATTTTGAGCCGGTCCGGGAACTGATCTATCAAGCGGAGAACCTTTCCTGTCCGGTGGAAGGATTACGCTTTTTCATAGTGGTCTATTTGCAATATTGGGCGCAGCATCCCCGGGAAATGACGTTTATTTTATTGTCCTTGTCCAAGATTTTGGCCTGCTCCGCTATGTGGTCGCTTATTAATGCTTATAGCGGCGATATGATTGCTTTTTATGAGCGGCTGTTTACCAAAGGTCTGGAGCAGGGAAAGTTTCGCGACCATTCGCCGCGTAGTCAGGCTACTGCCCTGTTTGCCGCTTTGGACGGAGCCACACCTTACCTGCTGATCAGCCGGCAACTGACGGCTGAACGGGTGGCTGAGAATCTGGAGGCGGCCTTGGTCACGCCATTGCTAGTGCTTCACCAGCTTTAA
- a CDS encoding MFS transporter, whose translation MFEQELDKSKALKFVLLMGIVSLFADMTHEGARSITGPFLSSLGASAANVGIIAGLGEFVGYGVRLFSGKLSDKTGQYWLITIWGYIINLVAVPLLALADNWMAAAVLMVLERMGRAIRNPARDVMLSNVAKHIGRGWAFGMHEALDQVGAMTGPLLVAGIMYLRGDYRLSFAWLAFPMLLCLLTLAYARLTYPKPYVVFEQRDESSQKLSAKFWLYLAATSLVAVGYTDFPLVAYHFGVTSSVPAVGIPIFYSVSMGVAALSALIFGRYFDRNGLSVLAFATVLSAFFAPCVFGVNIYLAFAGMIFWGIGMGAHESIMRAAIAEMVPMDHRGFAYGLFNSIYGFAWFLGSAGMGYLYDLSVGMLIVFSVAVQLVSVPLFIIVGKMR comes from the coding sequence GTGTTCGAACAAGAGTTGGATAAATCCAAAGCGCTAAAGTTTGTTTTGCTGATGGGAATTGTTAGCTTGTTTGCCGACATGACTCACGAAGGTGCCCGCAGCATTACGGGGCCTTTCCTGAGCAGCCTGGGAGCCAGCGCAGCAAATGTTGGCATCATTGCCGGTTTAGGAGAATTTGTCGGGTATGGCGTTCGGCTTTTTTCTGGTAAATTGAGTGATAAGACAGGGCAATACTGGCTGATTACCATATGGGGCTATATCATCAATCTGGTGGCAGTACCACTGCTTGCTTTGGCTGATAACTGGATGGCTGCAGCCGTATTAATGGTTTTGGAACGGATGGGCCGGGCCATTCGCAATCCAGCGCGTGATGTCATGCTATCCAACGTAGCAAAGCATATTGGCCGTGGTTGGGCTTTTGGCATGCACGAAGCGCTGGATCAAGTTGGTGCGATGACCGGTCCGCTGCTCGTTGCAGGCATTATGTACTTACGGGGTGATTACCGGCTGAGCTTTGCCTGGCTGGCGTTTCCGATGCTACTTTGCTTGCTGACGTTGGCCTATGCCCGGCTTACCTATCCCAAGCCCTATGTAGTTTTCGAACAAAGGGATGAATCTTCGCAAAAGCTATCCGCTAAGTTTTGGCTCTATCTCGCCGCCACTTCGCTGGTTGCTGTTGGTTATACTGATTTTCCTTTGGTTGCATATCATTTCGGGGTGACCTCTTCTGTGCCGGCTGTGGGCATTCCTATTTTTTATTCGGTGTCAATGGGGGTAGCCGCTCTGTCGGCTCTGATTTTCGGACGCTATTTCGACCGGAATGGGTTGAGCGTTCTTGCTTTTGCAACAGTATTGTCGGCTTTCTTTGCTCCTTGCGTATTTGGTGTCAATATTTATTTGGCCTTTGCCGGCATGATTTTCTGGGGAATTGGTATGGGAGCCCATGAGTCCATCATGCGTGCCGCCATAGCGGAAATGGTACCGATGGATCACCGCGGCTTTGCTTACGGCCTTTTCAATAGCATTTATGGCTTTGCCTGGTTTTTAGGCAGTGCGGGCATGGGGTATTTGTACGACCTGTCGGTGGGGATGTTGATTGTTTTTTCTGTTGCCGTTCAGCTAGTGTCTGTACCCTTGTTTATTATCGTAGGGAAAATGCGCTAA
- a CDS encoding C39 family peptidase, translating into MKKLHLLSFYLVIGLIFSMTSIAFANSPDVLANGEDSHVIPYPSSYITSSEGASSYHGIGNVKQSPYFAAPDFYNLQSTNTLTILPHYKTYQQTTEITCGPAAALTVLVHFGNTKWTEKAIANIMNTKPIVGTDTKGMVNFFKGIGWDVTSSLDKADKNGSTFANVNDFKNFVIANLKDNTPVLVENIDWGGHWRAIIGYDTMGTDTTADDVLILADSYDTSDHLQDGYNVNSVERFYYMWFDAHMLPKGQQNQQWLVAKPPSI; encoded by the coding sequence GTGAAAAAGTTACACTTATTATCTTTTTATCTGGTCATAGGGTTAATTTTTAGTATGACAAGTATAGCTTTTGCCAATAGTCCGGATGTTTTGGCTAATGGCGAGGACAGTCACGTAATTCCTTATCCTTCCAGCTATATTACCTCTTCGGAAGGTGCCTCTTCCTATCATGGTATAGGCAATGTTAAACAATCGCCTTATTTTGCCGCTCCGGATTTTTATAATCTACAATCAACAAATACCTTAACGATTCTGCCTCATTATAAGACCTATCAGCAAACCACCGAAATCACCTGTGGTCCTGCGGCTGCGTTAACCGTTCTTGTGCACTTTGGCAATACAAAATGGACGGAAAAGGCAATTGCTAATATTATGAATACCAAACCGATTGTAGGAACGGATACAAAAGGGATGGTGAACTTTTTTAAAGGCATTGGCTGGGATGTTACGTCCAGCTTAGACAAGGCTGATAAAAATGGCTCTACCTTTGCAAACGTAAATGATTTTAAAAATTTTGTCATAGCCAATTTAAAAGATAATACTCCTGTACTGGTAGAGAATATTGACTGGGGCGGACATTGGCGGGCTATTATCGGGTATGATACCATGGGAACAGATACGACGGCTGATGATGTTTTGATTTTAGCAGATTCTTACGATACGTCGGATCATTTACAGGATGGTTACAATGTGAATTCGGTCGAAAGGTTTTATTACATGTGGTTTGATGCTCATATGCTCCCCAAAGGGCAGCAAAATCAACAATGGCTGGTAGCAAAACCACCTTCAATTTAA
- the glmM gene encoding phosphoglucosamine mutase, which produces MGKLFGTDGVRGVANTQLTAELAFKLGRAATTLFGQEHAEPVFYIGRDTRISGQMLEAALAAGICSAGGKAVLLGVVPTPAVAYLTSKYSGQAGVVISASHNPYPDNGIKFFAGTGYKLPDAVEEKLEELVLAETDTMPRPTGEAIGTILHHHDLIKEYIDYVVSTVDCRFEGLKIVLDCAEGAAYEVAPVALKRLGAQVVVLHNKPNGTNINANCGSTHMEGLQQAVREHQADLGIAHDGDADRCLAVDETGTLVDGDQMMVICALKLMRQGRLKDNTLVATVMSNIGLHQAIKKAGGKVLITQVGDRYVLEAMREQCYALGGEQSGHIIFGDHSTTGDGVLTALQLISALTESGKKMSELAKVMTRFPQMLVNIRVATKDGWQDNARIAGAIADGEQELGEDGRILVRPSGTEPLIRVMAEGPVLPELERIVKQIADVVKKEQG; this is translated from the coding sequence ATGGGGAAACTTTTTGGAACAGACGGTGTGCGCGGGGTTGCCAATACGCAGCTTACGGCAGAGCTGGCATTTAAACTGGGGCGGGCGGCCACGACTCTTTTCGGGCAGGAACATGCCGAGCCTGTCTTCTATATCGGCCGGGATACCCGTATTTCCGGTCAGATGCTGGAAGCGGCCTTGGCGGCGGGAATTTGTTCGGCCGGCGGCAAAGCGGTCCTGCTGGGTGTTGTACCGACACCGGCGGTAGCCTATCTGACCAGCAAATACAGCGGTCAGGCGGGAGTCGTTATTTCTGCCTCGCACAATCCCTATCCCGATAACGGCATCAAATTTTTTGCCGGCACCGGCTATAAACTGCCTGATGCTGTTGAGGAAAAGCTGGAAGAGCTGGTGTTGGCTGAAACCGATACCATGCCGCGCCCGACGGGTGAGGCGATTGGTACCATTCTGCACCATCACGACTTGATTAAAGAATATATTGATTATGTGGTGAGCACGGTCGATTGCCGTTTTGAAGGTCTGAAAATCGTACTTGACTGTGCTGAGGGAGCTGCCTATGAAGTGGCGCCGGTTGCCTTGAAGCGCCTGGGGGCACAGGTTGTCGTGCTGCACAATAAACCGAACGGAACCAATATTAACGCCAACTGCGGTTCGACCCACATGGAAGGACTGCAGCAGGCAGTCAGGGAGCACCAGGCCGATCTGGGCATCGCCCATGACGGTGATGCCGACCGCTGCCTGGCTGTGGATGAGACCGGTACCCTAGTGGACGGTGACCAGATGATGGTTATCTGTGCATTGAAACTGATGAGGCAAGGCAGGCTGAAAGATAATACGCTGGTGGCTACGGTCATGAGCAACATCGGCCTGCACCAGGCCATTAAAAAGGCCGGCGGCAAAGTACTGATCACCCAAGTGGGCGACCGCTATGTGCTGGAAGCTATGCGCGAACAGTGCTATGCGTTAGGCGGCGAACAGTCGGGCCACATTATTTTTGGTGATCACAGTACCACCGGTGACGGTGTGCTGACGGCGCTGCAACTGATCAGTGCCCTGACGGAAAGCGGCAAGAAGATGTCTGAACTGGCTAAGGTGATGACCCGGTTCCCGCAGATGCTGGTCAATATCCGGGTAGCGACCAAAGACGGCTGGCAGGACAATGCCAGGATTGCCGGTGCCATTGCTGACGGTGAGCAGGAACTGGGGGAAGACGGCCGGATTCTGGTTCGCCCCTCCGGTACGGAGCCTTTGATCCGGGTTATGGCGGAAGGACCGGTCTTGCCTGAACTGGAACGTATTGTAAAGCAAATTGCTGATGTAGTGAAGAAAGAACAGGGTTGA
- a CDS encoding GGGtGRT protein, translating to MAKFEGYERRIAKIEAFLQEQGIESLEAAKEMCEQKGMDVPGMVRGIQPICFENACWAYTLGAAVALKRGCTKAADAAEAIGEGLQAFCIPGSVADGRKVGLGHGNLAAMLLREETKCFAFLAGHESFAAAEGAIGIAKSANKVRKEPLRVILNGLGKDAAQIISRVNGFTYVQTVFDYYSSKLSIVREKAYSQSERANVRCYGADDVMEGVAIMTLEGVDISITGNSTNPTRFQHPVAGTYKKECTEKGRRYFSVASGGGTGRTLHPDNMAAGPASYGMTDTMGRMHSDAQFAGSSSVPAHVEMMGLIGMGNNPMVGATVAVAVAIEEASK from the coding sequence ATGGCAAAATTTGAAGGATATGAACGGCGAATCGCCAAAATAGAAGCTTTCTTACAAGAACAGGGAATTGAGTCGTTGGAAGCGGCGAAAGAAATGTGTGAGCAAAAAGGGATGGATGTGCCCGGTATGGTCAGGGGAATTCAGCCAATTTGCTTTGAAAATGCCTGTTGGGCCTATACCTTGGGGGCTGCGGTCGCGCTGAAACGGGGCTGTACCAAGGCTGCCGATGCGGCAGAGGCAATCGGTGAAGGGCTTCAGGCGTTTTGTATTCCCGGCTCGGTAGCCGACGGCCGCAAGGTTGGACTGGGGCATGGCAATCTGGCCGCTATGCTGCTGCGGGAAGAAACGAAATGCTTTGCCTTTCTGGCCGGTCATGAATCGTTTGCCGCTGCTGAAGGGGCGATCGGCATTGCTAAATCGGCCAATAAAGTACGTAAGGAGCCATTGCGGGTCATTTTAAATGGTCTGGGTAAAGATGCGGCACAGATCATTTCAAGGGTCAACGGTTTCACTTATGTGCAGACTGTTTTTGACTATTACAGCAGTAAGCTGTCGATTGTCAGGGAGAAGGCCTATTCCCAATCGGAACGGGCTAATGTGCGCTGCTACGGGGCTGACGATGTAATGGAAGGTGTGGCGATCATGACGCTGGAAGGGGTCGATATCTCGATTACCGGCAACTCCACCAATCCCACGCGGTTCCAGCACCCGGTAGCCGGCACGTATAAAAAAGAATGCACCGAAAAAGGACGGCGTTATTTTTCCGTTGCCTCCGGCGGCGGTACGGGACGTACGCTGCACCCGGACAACATGGCGGCCGGTCCGGCTTCTTACGGTATGACCGATACCATGGGACGGATGCATTCCGATGCCCAGTTCGCCGGTTCGTCGTCAGTGCCGGCTCATGTGGAAATGATGGGCCTCATAGGCATGGGCAACAATCCAATGGTTGGTGCTACCGTCGCCGTTGCCGTTGCGATTGAGGAAGCGAGTAAATAA
- the glmS gene encoding glutamine--fructose-6-phosphate transaminase (isomerizing) codes for MCGIVGYIGPKQAAPFLIEGLTKLEYRGYDSAGIAVFDGKEINVEKSVGRLGVLKKKVESDSPIGCIGIGHTRWATHGRPSDVNSHPHTDCSGKFVVVHNGIIENYLHLKEKLITKGHVFSSETDTEVVAHLVEEYYEGDFEAAVRKVLTEIEGSYALVFMTEHEPDKIICTKQDNPLVIGLGNGENFVASDIPAIISRTRKTYILSDGEMAIVTKDSVWVMNRQGVPITKKVFEVNWDAEAAEKGGYEHFMIKEIYEQPKAVRETMSGRLAKDDSHIIFDELKWTPEEVAGINKIAIVACGTAYHAGIVGKYYLENLARIPVEVDVASEFRYRSPLVDDKTLVIVISQSGETLDTLAGLKEAKRLGARTLAITNVVGSSIAREADHVIYTWAGPEIAVASTKAYTTQLVTLCMLSIYVAALRETLAAAKVKELIQGLRDLPAQAHEILEDVEPIKTFAQQYGFNEDVFFIGRALDYCVALEGSLKLKEISYIHAEAYAAGELKHGTLALIIEGVPVIALATQPDVYEKMLSNIKEVKARDAVVIGIAMKGDDHIRNYVDHAIYIPDAHKYLAPLLAVIPLQLLAYYAAITRGCDVDKPRNLAKSVTVE; via the coding sequence ATGTGTGGTATTGTTGGATATATAGGCCCTAAACAGGCGGCACCTTTTTTGATTGAAGGGCTGACCAAACTGGAGTATCGCGGTTACGATTCGGCCGGCATTGCGGTATTTGACGGTAAGGAAATCAATGTGGAAAAAAGTGTTGGCCGGTTAGGCGTCCTCAAGAAGAAGGTAGAAAGTGATTCTCCTATCGGTTGCATCGGCATTGGGCATACCCGTTGGGCGACACATGGGCGTCCTTCCGATGTAAATTCCCATCCCCACACCGATTGCTCGGGGAAATTCGTGGTGGTTCACAACGGGATTATTGAGAACTACCTGCATCTCAAAGAGAAGCTGATCACCAAAGGCCATGTGTTTAGCTCGGAAACCGACACCGAAGTCGTGGCTCATCTGGTAGAAGAGTACTATGAGGGCGATTTTGAAGCTGCCGTACGGAAAGTTCTGACCGAGATTGAAGGCTCCTATGCGCTGGTATTCATGACGGAACATGAACCGGACAAAATTATCTGCACCAAGCAGGATAATCCGCTGGTTATTGGTCTCGGCAACGGGGAGAATTTTGTGGCCTCCGATATTCCGGCCATCATTAGCCGTACCCGCAAGACCTATATCCTGAGCGATGGTGAAATGGCCATTGTGACCAAGGATTCGGTCTGGGTCATGAACCGTCAGGGCGTACCGATTACCAAGAAAGTATTTGAAGTTAACTGGGATGCCGAAGCAGCCGAAAAGGGCGGCTACGAACATTTCATGATCAAGGAAATATATGAACAGCCGAAAGCTGTACGCGAAACCATGTCGGGACGTCTGGCAAAAGACGATAGCCACATTATCTTTGACGAGCTGAAATGGACACCGGAAGAAGTGGCCGGTATTAACAAGATTGCTATTGTTGCCTGCGGTACGGCCTATCATGCCGGCATTGTCGGTAAATATTATCTGGAAAACCTGGCGCGTATTCCGGTCGAGGTGGATGTGGCCTCTGAGTTTCGCTACCGTTCGCCACTGGTGGATGATAAAACCCTGGTTATTGTCATCAGTCAGTCCGGCGAAACGCTGGATACGCTGGCCGGCTTGAAAGAAGCTAAACGGCTGGGTGCCAGAACACTGGCTATTACCAACGTTGTCGGTTCTTCTATTGCCCGTGAAGCCGATCATGTGATCTACACCTGGGCCGGTCCGGAAATCGCTGTGGCCTCCACGAAAGCCTATACCACCCAGTTGGTAACCTTATGCATGCTGTCCATTTATGTTGCTGCTTTACGCGAAACCTTGGCGGCGGCAAAGGTGAAGGAACTGATTCAAGGTTTGCGCGATCTGCCGGCACAGGCCCATGAAATTCTCGAGGATGTGGAACCAATCAAAACCTTTGCCCAGCAGTACGGCTTTAACGAAGATGTATTCTTTATTGGCCGCGCCCTGGACTATTGTGTGGCGCTGGAAGGTTCCCTGAAACTTAAGGAAATATCATACATTCACGCTGAAGCTTATGCGGCCGGTGAACTGAAACACGGCACCCTGGCGCTGATTATTGAAGGCGTACCGGTCATTGCGCTGGCGACACAGCCGGATGTGTATGAAAAGATGCTCAGTAACATCAAGGAAGTTAAGGCACGCGATGCGGTGGTTATCGGGATTGCCATGAAAGGCGACGACCATATCAGAAATTATGTGGATCATGCCATCTATATCCCGGATGCCCACAAGTACCTGGCACCGCTGCTGGCCGTTATCCCGCTGCAGCTTCTCGCCTACTATGCCGCCATTACCCGTGGCTGCGATGTAGATAAACCGAGAAATCTGGCCAAGAGCGTAACGGTAGAATAA
- a CDS encoding LamG-like jellyroll fold domain-containing protein: MAYEVDQNTVSLLHFDDGINDACGNTWTAYGGAAISNLKSEFGNSSLYLSGSGQYLTTPSLTGFGTDDWTIDFWVYPITNSSSNGLFCSGGKSSPNWTSTLYTFQINCPNSTHMRLVYTSTLNQTPILLLEFSITQNVMQHVAFARNGTNLLAFVNGKLVASKTIAATMQFISDGVYVLGKQDIRNMYYFNGYVDEFRISNVARWTSDFTPPGTVAVPNAPANLTANPGDSQVTLNWDAVTDVTSYNVKRSTTAGGPYETIATTISGTSYVDTNVTNGTTYYYVVAAVNGDGEGVISNEASATPQAAPVEEGQGLLRVTMIDSSEREYKLPMREINGFIEWLNSHSNSDTFSYQLTTAFGSKEYLLFDKIISFEVISLPAE, from the coding sequence ATGGCTTATGAAGTGGATCAGAATACAGTTTCCCTGCTTCATTTTGATGATGGAATTAATGATGCATGCGGAAATACATGGACCGCGTATGGCGGCGCTGCAATTAGCAACTTGAAAAGTGAATTTGGAAACAGCTCATTATATTTAAGTGGTTCAGGGCAATATTTAACTACACCGTCTTTAACAGGTTTTGGAACTGATGACTGGACCATTGATTTCTGGGTGTACCCTATAACAAATAGTAGCTCAAATGGATTATTTTGTTCGGGAGGGAAAAGTTCTCCTAACTGGACATCTACTCTCTACACTTTTCAGATAAATTGTCCCAATAGCACTCACATGCGTTTAGTGTATACAAGCACACTAAATCAAACCCCTATACTCTTATTGGAATTTTCCATTACTCAGAATGTAATGCAGCATGTTGCTTTTGCTAGAAATGGAACAAATCTATTAGCATTTGTTAATGGAAAACTAGTAGCAAGTAAGACTATTGCTGCAACTATGCAGTTTATTTCTGACGGGGTATATGTGTTAGGAAAACAGGATATTCGGAATATGTATTACTTCAACGGCTATGTTGACGAATTTCGTATTTCTAATGTAGCCCGATGGACATCTGATTTTACACCGCCAGGAACCGTTGCAGTGCCTAATGCACCAGCCAATCTTACCGCCAACCCAGGTGATTCTCAAGTAACTCTCAACTGGGATGCAGTTACCGACGTTACTAGCTACAATGTAAAACGCTCAACGACAGCAGGCGGTCCCTATGAAACGATTGCAACTACCATATCGGGGACCTCATATGTGGATACCAACGTAACAAATGGCACGACCTATTATTATGTGGTTGCCGCTGTAAATGGGGATGGCGAAGGTGTAATTTCTAATGAGGCTTCGGCTACCCCCCAGGCGGCACCTGTAGAAGAGGGCCAGGGCCTGCTCAGGGTTACGATGATTGATTCCAGTGAACGGGAGTATAAGTTGCCTATGAGAGAGATTAACGGGTTTATAGAGTGGCTGAACTCGCATAGTAACAGTGATACTTTTAGTTATCAGCTTACAACGGCATTTGGCAGTAAGGAATATTTATTGTTTGACAAAATCATCAGCTTTGAAGTGATTTCACTGCCGGCAGAATAA